The following proteins come from a genomic window of Diceros bicornis minor isolate mBicDic1 chromosome 4, mDicBic1.mat.cur, whole genome shotgun sequence:
- the CTSS gene encoding cathepsin S, which yields MGGPTGSITMKWLVWALLVCSSATAQPHRDTTLDHHWNLWKKTYGKQYKEKNEEVVRRLIWEKNLKFVMLHNLEHSMGMHSYDLGMNHLGDMTSEEVMSLMSSLRVPSQWPRNVTYKSNPNQKLPDSLDWREKGCVTEVKYQGSCGACWAFSAVGALEAQLKLTTGKLVSLSAQNLVDCSTERYGNKGCNGGFMTTAFQYIIDNNGIDSEASYPYKAMDGKCQYASKNRAATCSKYTELPFGSEDALKEAVANKGPVSVAIDASHPSFFLYKSGVYYDPSCTQTVNHGVLVVGYGNLNGKDYWLVKNSWGLNFGDKGYIRMARNSGNHCGIASFPSYPEI from the exons ATGGGAGGACCCACTGGTTCCATCAC AATGAAATGGCTGGTGTGGGCGCTCCTGGTGTGCTCCTCTGCAACAGCACAACCGCATAGAGACACCACTCTGGATCATCACTGGAATCTCTGGAAGAAAACCTATGGCAAACAATACAAGGAAAAG AATGAGGAGGTAGTACGGCGTCTCATCTGGGAAAAGAATCTAAAATTTGTGATGCTCCACAATCTGGAGCATTCGATGGGAATGCATTCATATGATCTAGGCATGAACCACCTGGGAGACATG ACCAGTGAAGAAGTGATGTCTTTGATGAGTTCCCTGAGAGTTCCCAGCCAATGGCCGAGAAATGTCACTTACAAGTCAAATCCTAATCAGAAATTGCCTGATTCTCTGGACTGGAGAGAGAAGGGGTGTGTTACTGAAGTGAAATATCAG GGTTCTTGTGGTGCTTGTTGGGCTTTCAGTGCTGTGGGGGCCCTGGAAGCACAGCTGAAGCTGACAACAGGAAAGCTGGTGTCTCTGAGTGCACAGAACCTGGTGGATTGCTCAACTGAAAGATACGGGAATAAAGGCTGCAATGGTGGCTTCATGACAACGGCTTTCCAATATATCATCGATAACAATGGCATCGATTCAGAAGCTTCCTATCCCTACAAAGCTATG GATGGAAAGTGCCAGTATGCCTCAAAAAATCGAGCTGCCACATGTTCAAAGTATACTGAACTTCCCTTTGGCAGTGAAGATGCCTTGAAAGAAGCTGTGGCCAATAAAGGACCTGTTTCTGTTGCTATAGATGCAAGCcatccttctttcttcctctacaAAAGTG GTGTCTACTATGACCCATCCTGTACTCAGACTGTGAATCATGGTGTCCTAGTGGTTGGCTATGGTAACCTTAATGGGAAAGACTACTGGCTTGTGAAAAACAG ctGGGGCCTCAACTTTGGTGACAAAGGATATATTCGGATGGCAAGAAACAGTGGAAATCATTGTGGGATTGCTAGTTTTCCCTCTTACCCAGAAATCTAG